The sequence GTCATCTTCTCTTTCCTACACTCGCTTTTACTCTCCCTAACAAGGAAATAATCCCTCCCTGTGCACAGAGAGGTGTTTGTTGTTCCAGGTGAATGATACTGAGGAGAGCATTAGTTGGAACTTAGTTATTAGAAGAGGTTTGGAATCTCAGCCGCTGACCTTGTGAAGTGATGACAAACTTTGCAGTTGTTCATAAGTACTTCAAAGAACCATTGATACTGATCAAatgtatgatttattttttgcCTATATCTGATATGCTAACATTTTGCCAATATGTATTGCTTTGCGCAAGGCACCAGACAAGCCCCCATTTTTTCACCCTGTCTCAAAccagagatgtcccaccccttagcctatcagtgCTATGTGTTGAAGCACTAGCCAacagaagcgcaagtgttatgtagtgatgttacagaagtaaacaaaggagtataatggaggcgtttcaggcataTTTTTCGTATATGACTACAATTACAATGCAAGTGTCGCACAATTTCAATATTCACAttttatttccaaagaaattaACTTTCACAAACACTTCAAAAGTTTTCTGGTGTGGTTTATTTTTTTGCTTATTTATATTCTACATTTAATAATCTCATTATTACACAAGAAAACTTGAAAAAGGTAtcataaattaaaataaacaaaatcacaaagcttttcagtttctataCTTGGAACAACCGACAACTGAGTGAACAACATTAATCCAACTTCCCATGTATTAGAAATAAAAGGGCAATAAAATACAGACTGGTGTCCTCTCTGTTGTTGGCTGTCCATCAAGCTGAAGTGTGCATTTACACATTCAGAGCATACATGTGCAGAACTACGTGAAATACTGAAAAGAAAAGCTTTGCGCCTCAAGTACAGTCTGGCGTTTGAACCAGTAAATAAATGAACATAAGAATCCACTTCAGTCATAAACACGAATCATTCATAGGTAGTATTCTGTTGTCCGTTGTGCCTTCATGGAAGGTGAGAGGGCTACTCCAAACTGCCGAAGCAAAGGCAAGCTAGTGGCATGAACGCATAAAGAAAGCAATCAAGTCTACAGTGAAAATGTACCAGAAATGCAGTCTGAATATGGCTCCAAACCGAAGGTATTCAGTCATGGAGATGTCTTCACTTTCCAGGGAAATGAGAGGATAGATGCAGTGTTGTGATATATACATAATAAATTAACGTGGTGTGACTTCAACTTCGACCAAGTTCTACCGCTACCTTATGTTCAagaaataaacacatttcaatAAGACTtgtaaatgaaaagaaaaagaaaaaaatctgtattcacaaaaatatattaaagcATTCAGtctatattttatttaaaaatgtttgctAAACCTTGAAGAAGTAGGCCAAAAGGTGCAAAGCATGCAACAAACCAGGACATTGTCAGAGAGAGAACAACTTGTTTGATGCTAAGTTACTTTTCTTCAGTGTTTCTTCACCTTTTCCAACTGCAGTGGATGTGGAAGTTGTAGAAGTGACAGTTGTTCAGGACTTTTGTGTATAATATTATGGATTCACCATTGCAATATGGGTCGTTCTACACACCACCGAGTCAGTCTGAAGGTTGGTGCTCTACAGGACAGTAAGCATGCAAGCAGATGGTTGGTGCCTCAATGGCAGCGTTAAAAGAAGTCAACTTTTGCTAAACTGACAGGAGGATGTGAGAGTAGTAATCCAGTAGACATACAGGTACAGCAGCATTGGTCCAGTGTTGAGCTCCAGGGCTCTACAAGGCATGCTGAGGGCCTCACAGTGTTTCTGGGAGGGAAACGGAGAAAATAAATGCAGGTTTAAAGATTATAGTAGCCAGAATGCAAAAAGAAAACGTTATTTACAAGCTATTAGGAATGTATTAATCTCACCTGTCTGGTTCTCTGGAGAAGGGTCGTGTGTGGAGTGGCACTTATTTTTCTGCAATGAAAGAGGATCCTATGGATTAGTGCATTGCATAAAATACCTGTATGAAaacttgtttgtgttttttttacaaactGTCACTGTGATCTGCCAAGCGCCTGTctctttttacattacattacatttcctttAGCCGACGCTTCAATCCAACCCTTGGTTAGTACATCAATGTATTGTGCACAAACACTGTCAAATATAATTGTTCATATTATTTCccttttaaaggggccctatattattattattattattattattattatgtttgtgtgcatgtaaatggtctgcaaaggctaaaatcccaaagtaccCTCCAGAAGGAGTTTCTTTTCCACACACTCGCCCCTGAATCCCCCCTGTCtgaaaacgcctccattggactcctttgtttacttctgtaacatagtgacatctctGCGTAAcactctattggctagcactccatcATATTGTATGTGATAGTCTAAGGGGCGGAAAATCTCTaattggttgaccaatcacaacagagctgacacattaaccaatcagagcagtctcggctctggtttcagacagagggtgaaaagaggtgctgcacattaaagcatggaaacatgtcataGTAGAGGCTAAAATGACAAATATGATCCTGAAAATGAACATACCAGGGCCCGTTAAATAAAATGTCCGATTTATCCTCGTGGCTTTAGGAGTCAGGCATCACACCATTTTTACACCGTAAGTTTGTATATGTTTTGACAATAAACATTTAAATTGGATCAATGCCACTATCCCTTACTTTATTCATTTCCTGACCTACTGACTAAAGTGTCCCtcacaataatatcaaacaaattATAATGTATAAGGTGTACATTTGAAAGAAGCAAATGTTTGTGCCTATCATATTGAATCTCATAATTATGTGTGGCTTTACAGTTCAGACTTCACGACTGCTTTAAATTTAGATACAGCTTAAACTAGCATTGTGCCACCTAAGAATGAACCCGATGAGGAGAAACAAGAGCTTTGATtggacaaatatatatatttgtttgtgcATTCAGTTGGTGCTAAATACTCAGCGTGGTTCATTACCTTCTGATCTAGTCGATAGTGCAGACTTCTGTCTGACAGCCAGGGGTGTCTGAGGGACTCCGCTGCGCTCATCCTCCAGCTCTTGCTCTTCACCAGCAGAAGTGTGATGAAGTCTTTTGCTTCGTCGGAGATGTCCTTGAACTCCTCCTCCTCAAAGTTCCACTGACAGGCCAGGATGTTGTTCAGCGTCTCGTTGTCGTCGTCTCCCAGAAACGGAGACAGCCCACTGAGCCTGGAACAAGAGGAAAGAGATCAGGGATGCTACTCTGTTCCTTTATATCTATACATCTATGTGAATGAGCATCCCATAACTCACAGCATGTACGCAATGACGCCCAGGCTCCACATGTCTGTGGGGAATGAAACAAACTCATAGTTGATGACTTCAGGAGCTAAAAACTCAGGTGTTCCAAAGTTGACCCTCAGCTTCTCTCTGGGTTTATACCTGTCAGAGAAACACAAGCAGACATATAAGAGTCTGAGAGAATCAACAACATTTGAACTATACATAATGATGATTTTACCTCCTGGCCAGGCCAAAGTCAATGATTTTAATCTTGTTAGTAGCTCTGCTGACACAAAGAATGTTTTCTGGCTGAAAAGTAACAAAAGAGAAAGATTATAAAAacagaatataaaacaaatacaattgtTTAAATTAGATGATTTTGTATACTGCTTTTCAGACAAATCCTTCCCTATGTGGATTATAACTCCAAAAGAAATAAATGAACTAAAAAGTGAGAAAGAGACCAACAGAGTATAAACTATGGAATACAATATTTGACTTGCGTTTGGATTAGAAACAAGTAAACATCAATTATATGACAGCAACATAAGATATTTCCTAATGAGAGAATTTAAAATTTGAAGCAGGGTTTACCTTGAGGTCAAGATGCAGGATGTACATCTTGTGCATGTATTGCAGGCCTTCACAGATCTGGCGTATGAACAGCACTGTGTCCAGCTCTGTCAGGTTGTAGTTCTCATCGATGATGCGGTCAAACAGTTCCCCTCCCTCCACACTGTGGCACAAAGAGAAGCGCAGACACATTACAGCAAGGAAGATCTTGGAAAACATATGAGGGTACCAACATAGGAACCCTGACTTACTATTCCATCACCAGGATGATGTCATGGCGCGACTCGAAGGCGGCGTACAGCTGGATGAGGTTGGGGTGGTTCAGCTGGTTCATCACCTGGATCTCATTCCTCACCACGtcctgagagacagacagacagaagactCAGTAATCAGAATCTCAGACGGTTATACTGGCAAAATGTATCGAAGTTCATTAACGCAAATGTCTGCAAGTCAAGTTTCACATGCAGTAAGAGGAAGTTGTTTGCTCTGCCAAAAATGAATACATtcttacttttatttatttttaaatggccGTTATCTGATTTACTCTCCTTTATGGTGACAGACCTGTAATGTAATATATCATTGTGTAAGCAGTTTATTAAGCAAAGACTTATTGCAGCTGCTTTACAGAAAATGCTTTCCATTCAAAAGCGAATACAAATGTATGTGCGAGTACAGTTGTAGTCACATGTTTGTAAATGTGGCACCTAGCCAGTAAAGCGTATTTGATGAAGATAATGTACAACATGCATAATCCATTCAACTGTTTGGTTGTACCCATATAGTTTAATGCACTTATTGTCTATTTGGATAAAAGGATcagcaaaataaatgtaaaacagaTACTGTAAATCGTGCATATCTTATTTTGTATTGcaaccatttttttttaaaaactgtTGTACAGAggttgcttttatatatttacatgcaccaacaaaacaacaaaacattCTTTGTATGTAACAACCTACAAAAGGAACAAAGAGGCTGACAAATTCTCATGTCCACACACTCTGGGTTTTTGAGCTGAAtctatttttaaaatgtaatccTTTATGATCCTTAGCAACAATAAGTATTTAGCTTTAATTGCTTATTACTGCACCTTTTCTTTCTGGCTCCTGGCTTTAATGATCTTGGCAGCCAACATCAGAGTGGACGAGTTCTCTATGCACTTGTGGACTTGCCCAAAACGTCCCCTGAAACACAGAGAGGGGTCAAATACATAAATACAAGATACAGAGTATGAGAAGATAAATCATAATAAATTCTCCTAGCCTAGGTCCAAAAACAAGATATTTGGGATTTCTAAAACATCAATCTGGTACTGATAAGATCAACATCAACAGAAACAACTGTttaaatgttgtgtttgtgactgttgggaaaatactgaatgtacccTTTCtatatcagagtagcacatgataaccaactgtagctgtgtacgtaacaggatgtatgactacctagaagagcatcaggacacactgttttaggcataggatagctatgtgacaacgattaacgtgatgattcagcctctatggagatagacatgACTGTCATGTGTATTGcttagctaatctgaactaagCTAAGcatactgctttgaaccggtattctGCATCTTGTGACTGTAACACTCTCTTGTGTataagcatgtgaaggacattGTTCTGGGAACTAGTTGTACCATATGTACCGTATGTGATGattacttccattcttgcaagaataaataaatgtatcctGATATTGGAACTAAAGGCAGTGACGAATGAGATTTTTCTAACAGTAACTATTTAGTTATTTATCATCATCAAATTAAAATGTTATTGTTAGTTTCAGCATTTCATGCAGAAAAATTAAAGTTTTATATCATTGTAAATTAATCTATGTTGGACTGTTGGTGTTAGGGGGAGGAGTTTGTGCTCTTggaattacttttttttaattagttttTTTCCAAAAAAGAATCGACTAATTCTAGAAGCTACTCAGATAAATTGTCATTAAAAAATGATATGTAATTATTATAGTGGCTTCTTCACCCATACAGTAATTAGGGCTATGTACTGTGCCAATATGTCAGTAATGTGAAAAATGTTCTCGCGTGCTGAGGGCTAATCTCTATCTTGAGAGGCAGAATTTAGCACTAGTCTATACATCAGAGGGGCCCGCTTTTTCGCAAGTGCCCCCTCATGTAATTCCCTTTGGGAGTGGCAATAAAAAggtttctaaaataaaaaaactattagGGCGTCCCCTCTCCCAGGCTGTGAGGTCCTGCGTTATTTCATTAGAGGGCGCGCTGCAACCGAGCGATATGAAAACAAACTCTAGAGGGTATCTGGTGGTACTCACCCTCCCAGGACCTCGTCTCTGTTGATGGTGTAATAGGAGGATATCTGGTGGGGTTTGGGAGTCACAATGCGATGGTCGAAAGGTGCTTGCGGTGGAGGGTTTACGTCTGGAGAAACGATAAAGAAATtaagataaaataaataaataatagaacTTGCTTTGCTGAGAACTGAGGTACAGTAAGAGGGCCCAGAAACAAAGTGGATCAAAATAGCAGCATGCCAATGTCTCATTATCTGCTCTGCCAGCTGTGCCGGCTCACATGTTAGTGCCGCTCAAACAGCCATAGTGTTATGACACTGGATCTGCTTCAAAGTCTGAAGCACGAAAGGTTAAATGTCACCAACTAACCAAACTGGATCTACATGGAGAGCCTGCAGCACATGAATGTGGCACAAATCCATTTGAAACAGTACCAAAAGCAGGGAATACTAAGGTTGCTATTGCATTGCATTCTTTTTCAGGGTATTTTTAAAGTGTTTGCCTTGATTAAGAAAGGCTAGAACATTAGGAGAGACATGCGTTGACATGCAGTAAAGTAcaattaaaggggcccttttaGGTAAATGttcaggtttcatatttgtattatttgagaCATGTTTCCTtgatttaatgttcaaaaactctttatttttcacatactgCCTGTCCTGCAGCacatcttttcaccctctgtctgaaaccagagcccagtctgctctgattggttagctggacagctatgttgtgattggtcaaccaattAGAGACGAaccaccccttagcctatcacgtagaatgtgttggagcgctagccaatagaagcacgagtgttacgtagtgatgtcattatgttacgaaAGTAAACAAGGGAGTGTAATCGAGGCGTTTCGGGGGGGCGGGTTGTGTTATGAACTTTGTGATTTAAGACTTTGcaaaccatttacatgcacaaatacCTATACACCCAGTACAGGACAGGGAAACCCATAAAAGCATAAAGGGCCCCTTTGTTTAAAAGTTATATttgttattatgggaaataaatCATATATCACACATTATTAAAAGTAGCTAAACCCCCATATTCTAAAGTATTTTCTTGGATTATTTTGCATTCATGCATTGTATAAACACAATGTCTCACCAAGAAGAAATTCCTTCTCTGCTGACTCTCCCTCCTTCCCCTCCTCTTCCACCTCAGTTTTTACTTCTTCAGTTTTGGAGGCTTGAGCCGCTCCTTCCTCTGCCACCACAGCGTTTTTCCCTTCCTCATCTTCCACTCTGCTTTTCTTGAGGTCGTCCTTCACCAGGTCTCCTTCAGTGACACGACGTTTGCTGCAAGTGGCCACATCGCTGACCTCCTCAGAGCTACACATGTAGAAACTGTTTCAATTTTGATTCTCCCACCCTCCCACACCCAAATGATTTAACGTTACTCCTTTGACTAGTATACATTCAAATAATAACGACATATAAGTAACACAATATTGACAGATCTTGTCCTGTGACTTAAGTTCAAAATCTAACTAATAATGACTAACTAAACTAATTAATAATCATAaagatcatcagatcaaggggcgttggtgaactctagttcgaaacccgcctcgtcaggccgttgtgtccttgggcaagacacttcacccgaatttgctcctgtgggtaatgtccacagtaatgactcttacatgtctaatatgtgtaatgtgtaattGTAAAAGCGCTTTGAACACCTGCAAAAGCACTCTAATAAAAAATGtgctgcattattattattattattcattataaCTCTGAAATTGTATTGTCTAAAAATACCTTTCCTGTGGTGAGACAGAGGCTTTATCCAATGTTGAtgactcttcctcctctcctttaTGATTTGTATTCCCATCATCCTCCACAGTCTGTTCTGGACAAACATCTTCTACTTTTTCCTCCAATTCATCTGATTCTGAGTCCTGGAAGAGatcccccccctcctctttccAGTGTGTGCCCTTCTTCCTGTCCTCTGACTCGACCTCAGCGGTGAATTGTCCGTTCAGGATCAGCTCTGCCGACTCCTGTCTTTTCCCTCCACTTCCTCCCCCCTGGTTGTTGGCCTCTGCTTTTCCATGGGAATGCTCAGTGTTCTGCCTGTTGAGCTTTTCCAACTGTTCCTGCAGCACCGGCTCATTGAAGGAGGATGTTTCTTTGTGGGAATAAACAAACCAAATAACATTTTTTACAAATGTCTTGAATGCTGTGACATTGAAACTTCAAAACTGTTTTcaatgcaaaaatacacaacacTTGAATTGATCAAGTTTACTTATAATGCACACtagtatatattatattttatatatttttaagctTGGTAGTGGCTTGATAAATGGTCAATTCAAAATGCCAAACTCGGTTCCTAGGTTATTCAGAAAAAGCATCACCATTGCATACCTTGTCCACTAGAAGGCACCAACAGTGATTTTCACATAGTGTCCCACCATTTTGGTAAAAGTAAATACATCATCTACTCTGAGAAATATATTTATCAAGATTGTTGGTTTTAAGTGAATGCATCAGCCATCTGCATATCAATTATTCACCCCATGTTAccttgaattctttaaaaatggTTTTATTCCTCCCAGGCCTCTCCGAGGAACAAAGAATCAAAAGACTATATTGAAACATGTTTTTACAACTTGCAAACAATCAGTTAAATCCAGGTTAAATGTGTCCTGTCGTGATTCATTccatcaaaaaacatgtttacattttgGTTCTTCCTTCAACTTGGTCGCAAGCCAGAAAAAGAATGTTTTTGGGTGAAGCATTTCTttaaaacgtgtgttttttgtaaaagaaaaacataaatcatTATATTTTAAAACACCAAAATGTCAATGTTAGCCTTCAAAATACAATATATGTTGAGCTAGTCCATAGATTTCAGCTGATAGTGGACAAAAGCATGtctcaataaactcaggtgATTTGAGGTGCAGTTATTTCCTGTTTGAGGCTACCTGACAGGTCGGCAGGTCTCCTCTTCTTCTGGGCCTTCGAACCCTTCAGGCTCAGTTTGGCTTTTTCCTTGTCATCCTTTGTCTTGTTGTAAAAGGGAGAAATAAAGAATAAACAATGGAATCGATTAAGTGACAAATGTGGACACAACTTGATCCAGGTTTAAAGTTTAAACCCTGCGTGCTCTTATATATGCAGCATTTCTTATTTACATGTCAAAGATTCCGAGTGTGCATATACGTGTTTATATTAGCATAGTAAGCACAAAGTGTTTGTCCCTGTTGCTACAGTTGCCCCTGTAACTCAGGTGTAATGTGTTGTGGCACAGAGgcctcctccaggacaaagagGAAAGGTCACATGTGTTGCATACTGTACACCACTGGGATATATTTCATTCACTTTCCCACACAAAGAGTGCTTAATAAACAAATGCACTATTAATACACATTTATGTTCTTTCAGGAACACTTTACAGAATGTCGTTCAGATGATCCATGCTATGGTTTCTCTTTTATTAATATGTCTTACTGTTTAATAAATCATGCTTAACCACATACTAACTCCTAAAAACAACCTCTGAAGTGGCACAATTATGGAAGAATATATGTCATTTAAACAGTGGTGGAACAAGTACTCAGAACgttcacttgagtaaaagcagcaaTACTTAATTATAGAATGAAGTACGAAaagtaaaatacaaaataattgggatcaaaatatacttatagTACCAAAAGTGAAAGTactggcccatttcagaattatACATATTAAAGAAAATACTGGATTGTGATTTTGATGCTGTCACGATCTGtccgtgttgtgttttgtcttgtctttttctgtctttggtttcctgttttattttgtaaagtgttcacccccccccccccttcctgcctgttgctttctgtctgttttccctccctgattacccaattgtgttcacctggtgcccctgtgttttctcctccctcctcacctgtctcttgtttgtttgattagtcctgtgtgtatttaggttctgtgttgactgttagtctttgtgagtTCCTTGTCGTATTTGGACGTTGGTCACGGGGTGAGAGTACTGTTTTGTCCAAGTTTGTTTcagtagccttgaaataaaaggtattttttctgttcatctgcatttgggtcctgcttgcctcACTCAACCCTGACAGATGCATGTCTTCATCACAGCAGTTAGAATCGGAGTTCAGTTTAATACGTTCATAAACTGCTGCTCAATATCTTAACCTATAATTACTTTctatatgtttatttatttcttgatttatattttgtattagctaaaaatataaaactgtaaaaatacTGTCAAATTAATGTAATGCaggaaaaagtacaatattggctTTCAAAGTTTAGTTGGTAGCATAAAATGAAAAAAGGTGAAGTACAAGTACCCTAAAAATTAAGTAAATGAACTCTCTTTCATTCTACCACTGCAGAAATCATACAACTATTTGTTTAAAGACAGGGTAGTAAAAGCTGTGCAACAGTGCTTGGCACAATATGAATATTACAAAGATTtaataaaagtaaaaacattATGTACTGCAGACCGAAGGTAAACTGAGCCTGTGCAGCTGCAGTCAAACACACTGCTGATAAAGACATGGATAAGATAACCAGTCTGGATGTAATCATTTACACCCCAGAAGCAAATGACAATCactcaacaaagaaaaaatactttacATTACAGAGGACACAACATGTCGAATTACTGCAGAGCTAATGATAGATACAAAGAGCAATATCATGAGGTATAGAGAATGAGAAGCAGCTTTAAATGCATGGAAGGAATACAGAAAACTGTTAAAATATAGGTAGTACAAACAGAGACACTTTAACTATGCTGCTATGGAGAATCATTTTCATTAGTATATATATAGTTTACTGTAATATATTCATCTTCATCTGTTTCTTAGTGACTGTTATATTTTGACTGCTGtgcctttatatttgtatgttttATTGATGCCTCTTAAAGTGGGAATTTGTATATATGTGTCTATGTTTCATTATGTAGGTATGTTTAGATATTTTAACTTGTATTCCTCTGGATTGTGAGAAACAgatctccctgtctgtgtctcacaCACAGAAGATTGACAGTGAAGTTGACTTGGAGCCAGCTATTTATTATGTGACTGTGAACGGGTCACATATTCCATCAAGAGGATTTGCAACCTTTTGGACAGCACATAATGCATCCGACGCCATGACCGCAATGCAATTAGACCTCTCACTATGTTGCCTGTCGTGACACAACACACAGTAATAGAAGCACAATTAGAACAATGCAATGCCACAAAGTGATTGAGATGATGGAAAATAATTTGACTTTGAGGCAGGAaaacctcacttctaatattaaATCTCTCACCTTCTTCATCGCTTTCTTCCCAGGCTGTTTAAACAGCAGCTCCACCAGCCGAGAGCTCTTCACAACCTCCCCAATGTAGCTGATCACCTGCTGGGTGCCCTCCACCAGCCTCTCCACCCCATCCAGCCTGCGTCCCTGACTGTCCATCCGCTCGCTGGCCCTCTCCATGGCCCCGCACAGCTCTCGGCAGGCCGCCTCCACCCCAGATTCACGTCTCTCCCCGCAGCCATCCCCACGCATCGAGGCCAGATCCTGACCCATGCCCCTGACGTCCTGGGACAAGCCGTCCAGCCGGGTCAGGACGGTCTGCTGCATGTTGAGCAAGCGCTCCATCTGAGAGCTCAAAGAGTCCATTCTGCTCTCCACACAGCGCAAGGCGACATCCTGAGGCGAGGGAGGTGGTGATGGAGACGCTTGGGCCTTGTCTGATCCATTGAGTGAGAGCTTCCTTCCACCAGGCTTCTGACCGTGAAGTGGATTCCGATCGTAGACTTTGGCCAAAGAGTTGACAAGGCTGGAGCTCATGACTGAACAGTAGATCTCCTCACAAGCAGAAAATGGTTTCACTCAGTCCATTCACTGTCACGCAGGTTCGGTGGAAACGATGGCAAAAAACATACTTCCAGCTAAGGAACACCAACAGAAGAGCCGAGGGGAACAGAGATCTCTCCCCTCAACACTGTGAGTTGAGTTGAGTTTTAAGAATAGCAAATGACTGTCCTCCAAACTAAAGCGCAGCCCCCCGTGGA is a genomic window of Pseudochaenichthys georgianus chromosome 4, fPseGeo1.2, whole genome shotgun sequence containing:
- the mylk4b gene encoding myosin light chain kinase family member 4 isoform X3, which codes for MENLFRDKDVWILGSVCLVATFLWGRLWKIFSTKKRGRKIQSADGQTKDDKEKAKLSLKGSKAQKKRRPADLSETSSFNEPVLQEQLEKLNRQNTEHSHGKAEANNQGGGSGGKRQESAELILNGQFTAEVESEDRKKGTHWKEEGGDLFQDSESDELEEKVEDVCPEQTVEDDGNTNHKGEEEESSTLDKASVSPQESSEEVSDVATCSKRRVTEGDLVKDDLKKSRVEDEEGKNAVVAEEGAAQASKTEEVKTEVEEEGKEGESAEKEFLLDVNPPPQAPFDHRIVTPKPHQISSYYTINRDEVLGGGRFGQVHKCIENSSTLMLAAKIIKARSQKEKDVVRNEIQVMNQLNHPNLIQLYAAFESRHDIILVMEYVEGGELFDRIIDENYNLTELDTVLFIRQICEGLQYMHKMYILHLDLKPENILCVSRATNKIKIIDFGLARRYKPREKLRVNFGTPEFLAPEVINYEFVSFPTDMWSLGVIAYMLLSGLSPFLGDDDNETLNNILACQWNFEEEEFKDISDEAKDFITLLLVKSKSWRMSAAESLRHPWLSDRSLHYRLDQKKNKCHSTHDPSPENQTETL
- the mylk4b gene encoding myosin light chain kinase 3 isoform X2: MRDMGGKEKKILVMANVPNYQGTDKRTLCNESVSDQKNVQLSSSAVPPPIPMSPIVEKMEGLKAIRNRSNSLRLGRLAFYRHLEKVETMRCFWELKHVELEGGNQQTKDDKEKAKLSLKGSKAQKKRRPADLSETSSFNEPVLQEQLEKLNRQNTEHSHGKAEANNQGGGSGGKRQESAELILNGQFTAEVESEDRKKGTHWKEEGGDLFQDSESDELEEKVEDVCPEQTVEDDGNTNHKGEEEESSTLDKASVSPQESSEEVSDVATCSKRRVTEGDLVKDDLKKSRVEDEEGKNAVVAEEGAAQASKTEEVKTEVEEEGKEGESAEKEFLLDVNPPPQAPFDHRIVTPKPHQISSYYTINRDEVLGGGRFGQVHKCIENSSTLMLAAKIIKARSQKEKDVVRNEIQVMNQLNHPNLIQLYAAFESRHDIILVMEYVEGGELFDRIIDENYNLTELDTVLFIRQICEGLQYMHKMYILHLDLKPENILCVSRATNKIKIIDFGLARRYKPREKLRVNFGTPEFLAPEVINYEFVSFPTDMWSLGVIAYMLLSGLSPFLGDDDNETLNNILACQWNFEEEEFKDISDEAKDFITLLLVKSKSWRMSAAESLRHPWLSDRSLHYRLDQKKNKCHSTHDPSPENQTETL
- the mylk4b gene encoding myosin light chain kinase 3 isoform X1 translates to MSSSLVNSLAKVYDRNPLHGQKPGGRKLSLNGSDKAQASPSPPPSPQDVALRCVESRMDSLSSQMERLLNMQQTVLTRLDGLSQDVRGMGQDLASMRGDGCGERRESGVEAACRELCGAMERASERMDSQGRRLDGVERLVEGTQQVISYIGEVVKSSRLVELLFKQPGKKAMKKTKDDKEKAKLSLKGSKAQKKRRPADLSETSSFNEPVLQEQLEKLNRQNTEHSHGKAEANNQGGGSGGKRQESAELILNGQFTAEVESEDRKKGTHWKEEGGDLFQDSESDELEEKVEDVCPEQTVEDDGNTNHKGEEEESSTLDKASVSPQESSEEVSDVATCSKRRVTEGDLVKDDLKKSRVEDEEGKNAVVAEEGAAQASKTEEVKTEVEEEGKEGESAEKEFLLDVNPPPQAPFDHRIVTPKPHQISSYYTINRDEVLGGGRFGQVHKCIENSSTLMLAAKIIKARSQKEKDVVRNEIQVMNQLNHPNLIQLYAAFESRHDIILVMEYVEGGELFDRIIDENYNLTELDTVLFIRQICEGLQYMHKMYILHLDLKPENILCVSRATNKIKIIDFGLARRYKPREKLRVNFGTPEFLAPEVINYEFVSFPTDMWSLGVIAYMLLSGLSPFLGDDDNETLNNILACQWNFEEEEFKDISDEAKDFITLLLVKSKSWRMSAAESLRHPWLSDRSLHYRLDQKKNKCHSTHDPSPENQTETL